In Haliaeetus albicilla chromosome 2, bHalAlb1.1, whole genome shotgun sequence, a single genomic region encodes these proteins:
- the XCR1 gene encoding chemokine XC receptor 1 yields the protein MDEDHYPPNSDDNYSYEYSFNESNICEMGDYFVFYTHLTTVLYTLAFLLSLLGNTLVLWILFKYENLTSLTNVFIMNLCVSDLVFSCMLPIWAVDQSFGWIFGEFLCKAMNAIFSIGYYSGVFFLTLMTILRYLSIVNPLSTLRSQTQCCGFLVSLVVWTGSILIVVPEVIHTTVQENLEGDKTCDYADWKWKKVDIYQRNVLFLFSFGVIVFCYFKILLILLGARSRRKHRTVKLILIIVMAFFLSWAPYNILSFMITFPPPTCQYQKDSNLAFHISRKIAFSHCCLNPVLYVFVGVKFKRHLLRLCSQYLPCGNGQVSSPRICSQGKFHYEGASIY from the coding sequence ATGGATGAAGACCATTATCCACCCAATTCAGATGATAATTACTCATACGAATattcttttaatgaaagcaaTATCTGCGAAATGGGTGactattttgtattttacacCCATCTCACTACTGTCCTCTACACTCTGGCATTTTTGCTCAGCCTGCTAGGAAACACTTTAGTGTTATGGATCCTATTCAAATATGAAAACCTTACATCTTTAACGAACGTCTTCATCATGAATCTCTGTGTCTCAGATTTAGTCTTCTCCTGCATGCTGCCCATCTGGGCAGTGGACCAGTCCTTTGGGTGGATTTTTGGTGAGTTCCTTTGCAAAGCAATGAATGCTATTTTCTCCATCGGGTACTACAGcggtgttttctttttgactcTCATGACTATCCTGCGGTACTTGTCCATAGTGAACCCCCTTTCGACTTTGAGATCCCAGACTCAGTGCTGTGGTTTTCTGGTGAGCTTGGTTGTTTGGACTGGTAGCATATTAATCGTGGTTCCTGAGGTGATTCACACCACAGTGCAAGAAAACTTGGAAGGGGACAAGACCTGTGATTATGCTgactggaaatggaaaaaggtgGACATTTATCAGAGGAATGTActcttcctgttttcctttgggGTGATCGTATTCTGCTACTTCAAGATACTGCTAATCCTGCTTGGAGCAAGATCTCGCAGAAAGCACAGAACTGTGAAACTCATCCTTATTATTGTGATGGCTTTTTTCCTGAGCTGGGCACCTTACAACATCCTCAGCTTTATGATTACTTTTCCACCACCTACCTGTCAGTATCAAAAAGACTCCAACCTTGCCTTTCACATCAGCCGTAAAATTGCTTTCTCCCACTGCTGCCTCAACCCTGTGCTCTATGTATTTGTTGGAGTCAAGTTCAAGAGGCATTTGTTACGCTTATGCAGTCAGTATTTACCCTGTGGCAATGGTCAAGTCTCCAGTCCCAGGATCTGCTCTCAAGGCAAATTCCACTATGAAGGTGCATCCATCTACTGA